A single Triticum dicoccoides isolate Atlit2015 ecotype Zavitan chromosome 2A, WEW_v2.0, whole genome shotgun sequence DNA region contains:
- the LOC119353524 gene encoding mucin-19-like, with amino-acid sequence MSSRLPCDPHPRTTKKASASAAAVQLLLRHHGAGKDESIEFFSALSGQTDEKAADRRGKAKLRAEVGKHDYDWLLTPPATPLSCSPALSRLTRATSASNAKSNSPLSRARRDKGSSSSLNATVLASSCRPPHVRRTLSSASSSSFKATSSASGKSTPATSPRPPAAAAACRPPPQDKTHGRRLSSGSGGASQPKGSSSSRPRAPTTGASSPKSTTRAASEQPALTRRGANAVARSRFAGQLSHDAVSTAHAVPPSMVKTRPVPATVKQRSHGNGTATSLATAASRSAPRGDLLASKRLSSSGVDGRKIHDEKAALRRTVGFGSSAASTRRCLAKSDSRKLTVKEGAQQRSVRSAASGSHLGSAATVSDARGRRRSTAGKDNKVAVAAAAPDAFPSTRYDAMLLREDPKNLTWLNGCGEDDDDGEDGSCGAGLVDGSLEPFHV; translated from the exons ATGAGCAGCAGGCTCCCCTGTGATCCGCATCCGAGGACgacgaagaaggcgtcggcatccgCCGCGGCGGTGCAGCTCCTGCTGCGCCACCACGGCGCCGGCAAGGACGAGAGCATCGAGTTCTTCTCCGCCCTCTCCGGCCAAACCGACGAGA AGGCCGCCGATCGGCGGGGAAAGGCGAAGCTCAGGGCGGAGGTCGGGAAGCATGACTATGACTG GCTCCTGACTCCTCCGGCGACGCCTCTCTCGTGCTCCCCTGCGCTGAGCCGGCTGACGAGGGCCACATCGGCGTCGAACGCCAAGAGCAATTCGCCG CTGTCCCGGGCACGCCGGGATAAGGGGAGCAGCTCGTCGCTCAACGCGACGGTGCTCGCGTCCTCGTGTCGCCCGCCGCACGTCAGGAGGACTCTGTCGTCGGCGTCTTCCTCGTCGTTCAAAGCCACGAGCAGCGCGTCCGGGAagtcgacgccggcgacgagcccccgcCCGCCAGCCGCTGCTGCCGCCTGTCGGCCCCCTCCCCAGGATAAAACACACGGACGACGGCTGTCCTCCGGCTCCGGTGGTGCCAGCCAACCCAAGGGATCGTCGTCGTCGCGGCCACGCGCTCCCACGACCGGCGCCTCCAGCCCCAAGTCAACTACCAGAGCGGCGTCAGAGCAACCGGCGCTGACCAGACGTGGCGCCAACGCCGTGGCACGTTCGAGGTTCGCGGGCCAGCTGAGTCATGATGCAGTGTCAACGGCTCATGCCGTGCCGCCCAGTATGGTCAAGACGCGACCCGTGCCGGCGACCGTGAAGCAGAGGAGCCACGGCAACGGCACGGCCACATCCCTGGCGACCGCTGCCTCCCGGAGCGCGCCGAGAGGGGACTTGCTAgccagcaaaagattatcaagcagCGGTGTCGACGGCCGAAAGATCCACGACGAGAAGGCCGCACTCCGTCGAACCGTGGGGTTCGGCTCATCCGCCGCGAGCACGCGCCGTTGTCTCGCGAAGAGCGACTCTCGGAAGCTCACGGTGAAGGAGGGCGCCCAGCAGCGGAGCGTCCGATCCGCAGCGTCCGGAAGCCACCTAGGGTCCGCGGCCACGGTCTCGGACGCCAGGGGCCGCCGGCGGTCCACGGCTGGGAAAGACAACAAGGTCGCGGTCGCGGCCGCCGCGCCCGACGCGTTCCCGAGCACGCGGTACGACGCCATGCTGCTGCGGGAGGACCCCAAGAACCTCACGTGGCTGAACGGATGCGGGGAGGACGACGATGACGGTGAAGACGGGAGCTGCGGCGCAGGCTTGGTCGACGGCTCGCTGGAGCCGTTCCACGTGTGA